Proteins encoded together in one Sulfitobacter pontiacus window:
- a CDS encoding efflux RND transporter periplasmic adaptor subunit, translating into MRFLRQSMIGLFLAAATLGFLVLAADLIGGAVQQRLTDTPPERVPRERVFSVNVVRAQSGTEVPILQSFGAVQSRRTLELRAAVGGRVVELAPDFEEGGQVTAGQVLVRLDRSDALAEVARAQSAVRDAEAEGRDADRALALGLDELAAAEEQAALRTRAFDRQRDLGERGVGTATATETAELAASSARQAVLARRQVVTQTEARVDNAVRLLSNAQIALEDAQRALKETTITAPFDGALSETSVVEGRLVSANERLAELIAPDDLEISFRISTAQYARLLDAQGRLIKAEVTARLDVAGVDLEARGQITRAGAAAGEGASGRLIFATLMQAPGFKPGDFATVHVREPALDDVIRLPSSALDATGAVLVLDAENRLESIQVSVLRRVGDDVLVRGPVEGRDVVEARSPLLGAGIAVKPLRPGADETAQGDVPSMIALTEERRAKLVAFIEGNSRMPQEAKARVLAQLAEPQVPARMIERLESRMGG; encoded by the coding sequence ATGCGTTTTCTACGGCAAAGCATGATCGGGTTGTTTCTGGCAGCGGCGACTTTGGGGTTTCTGGTGCTTGCGGCGGACCTCATTGGCGGGGCGGTTCAGCAGCGTCTGACCGACACGCCGCCCGAGCGCGTCCCGCGAGAACGGGTATTCTCGGTCAATGTGGTGCGTGCGCAGTCTGGGACCGAAGTGCCGATCCTGCAAAGTTTTGGCGCGGTGCAAAGCCGCCGCACGCTAGAGCTGCGTGCGGCCGTTGGCGGGCGCGTGGTCGAGCTGGCACCGGACTTCGAAGAGGGCGGGCAGGTCACGGCGGGTCAGGTTCTGGTGCGCCTTGACCGTTCGGACGCTTTGGCCGAGGTCGCGCGGGCGCAAAGTGCCGTACGCGATGCAGAGGCAGAGGGGCGCGATGCGGACCGCGCGCTGGCTTTGGGACTGGACGAGCTTGCCGCCGCCGAAGAGCAGGCCGCGCTGCGCACTCGCGCGTTTGACCGCCAGCGTGATCTGGGCGAACGCGGTGTCGGCACCGCGACGGCGACGGAAACGGCAGAGCTTGCTGCCTCAAGCGCGCGACAGGCCGTTCTTGCACGTCGACAGGTGGTGACCCAGACAGAAGCGCGCGTGGATAACGCGGTGCGCTTGTTGTCCAACGCTCAAATCGCGTTGGAGGATGCGCAGCGTGCGTTAAAGGAAACCACGATCACCGCGCCGTTCGATGGGGCGCTAAGCGAAACCTCGGTCGTCGAAGGGCGCTTGGTCTCTGCGAACGAGAGGCTGGCAGAGCTGATCGCGCCGGATGATCTGGAGATTTCCTTTCGCATCTCGACCGCGCAATACGCGCGTCTGCTGGATGCACAGGGCCGGTTGATCAAGGCAGAGGTTACGGCGCGCCTTGATGTCGCGGGCGTGGACCTTGAGGCCCGCGGCCAGATCACCCGTGCAGGGGCCGCAGCGGGCGAGGGGGCCAGCGGCCGGTTGATCTTTGCCACGCTGATGCAGGCACCGGGGTTCAAGCCGGGCGATTTCGCGACGGTACATGTGCGCGAACCTGCCCTGGACGATGTGATCCGCCTGCCAAGCTCTGCCCTTGATGCCACCGGGGCGGTCTTGGTGCTGGATGCGGAGAACCGATTGGAAAGCATTCAGGTCTCTGTTCTGCGCCGCGTGGGCGACGACGTGTTGGTCCGTGGTCCGGTCGAGGGTCGCGACGTGGTCGAGGCGCGGTCGCCCCTGCTGGGGGCCGGTATCGCGGTCAAGCCGTTGCGTCCGGGGGCGGATGAGACCGCGCAGGGAGATGTCCCCAGCATGATCGCCCTGACAGAGGAGCGTCGGGCAAAGCTTGTGGCCTTTATCGAGGGGAATAGCCGAATGCCCCAAGAGGCGAAGGCGCGCGTGCTGGCGCAGCTGGCCGAGCCGCAGGTGCCGGCGCGCATGATCGAACGCCTTGAAAGCCGGATGGGAGGCTAG
- the moaB gene encoding molybdenum cofactor biosynthesis protein B, producing the protein MSRIDETIDFIPVRIAVLTVSDTRGLAEDRSGDVLVARIAEAGHFLAARSIIRDERGEIADQLRDWCADPEIDVVISTGGTGLTGRDVTVEAHRDVYEKEIDAFGTVFTIVSMQKIGTSAVQSRATAGVAQGTYLFALPGSPGACKDAWDEILIKQLDYRHKPCNFVEIMPRLDEHQRRK; encoded by the coding sequence ATGAGCCGGATTGACGAGACGATTGATTTTATCCCCGTGCGGATCGCGGTGCTGACAGTATCCGATACCCGGGGTTTGGCCGAAGACAGGTCAGGCGATGTCTTGGTCGCGCGCATCGCCGAAGCGGGGCATTTCCTCGCGGCACGCAGCATCATCCGCGATGAGCGCGGCGAGATTGCCGACCAGTTGCGCGACTGGTGTGCCGACCCTGAGATTGACGTGGTGATCAGCACGGGGGGCACAGGGCTGACGGGGCGCGATGTGACGGTCGAGGCACATCGCGATGTCTACGAGAAAGAGATCGATGCATTCGGCACCGTGTTCACGATCGTATCCATGCAGAAGATCGGCACCTCGGCGGTGCAAAGCCGGGCCACCGCCGGCGTCGCCCAGGGGACGTATCTCTTTGCGCTGCCCGGGTCTCCGGGGGCGTGCAAGGATGCGTGGGACGAGATTTTGATCAAGCAGCTCGATTACCGGCACAAGCCCTGCAACTTCGTTGAGATCATGCCGCGTCTGGATGAACACCAGCGCCGGAAATAA
- a CDS encoding LysE family translocator: MVDPLTLLAFVPAALALNLTPGADMMFCLGQGMRFGPRASVAASAGVALGGMVHVTLAGLGLGAVVAALPWAFDVIRWIGVAYLLWLAVQTWRSSGAAANPVPAPKSAFRSGLIVNLTNPKVILFVLAFVPQFVVPEAGPVLLQFLMLGSVLSLGGLIINALVGVFASGLGRRMVGGGQALRWISSGIFVALAARLAVLERT, from the coding sequence ATGGTTGATCCCCTCACATTGCTGGCCTTTGTGCCCGCCGCCCTGGCGCTGAACCTGACACCGGGCGCGGATATGATGTTTTGTCTGGGGCAGGGCATGCGCTTTGGTCCGCGCGCCTCGGTTGCGGCAAGTGCGGGGGTCGCCCTTGGCGGTATGGTGCATGTGACCTTGGCGGGGCTCGGCCTTGGTGCGGTGGTGGCAGCCCTGCCGTGGGCCTTTGACGTGATCCGCTGGATCGGGGTTGCCTATCTTTTGTGGCTGGCCGTGCAGACCTGGCGTAGCAGCGGCGCGGCCGCAAATCCCGTGCCTGCGCCGAAATCCGCGTTTCGCAGCGGTTTGATCGTGAACCTGACGAACCCCAAGGTGATCCTTTTCGTGCTGGCCTTTGTCCCGCAGTTCGTCGTGCCAGAAGCGGGGCCGGTTTTGCTGCAGTTTCTGATGCTGGGGTCGGTGCTGTCGCTTGGCGGGTTGATTATCAACGCCTTGGTTGGTGTGTTTGCCAGTGGCCTGGGCCGCCGGATGGTGGGGGGCGGGCAGGCGCTGCGCTGGATCAGCAGCGGTATTTTCGTGGCCCTCGCCGCACGTCTTGCAGTATTGGAGCGGACATGA
- a CDS encoding uracil-DNA glycosylase family protein: MESVDYHQALALLHWQIELGATEAICDAPVNRYEVPAAVEKPKAQKGKSGPVPLAAQGPDVVAEATLAAAGAATLDELRAAMAAFEHCELKRGARKMVFSDGTPGAQVMIVGEAPGRDEDREGRPFVGRAGVLLDKMLAAIDMGRHHQTSPVYITNVLPWRPPQNRDPKPDEIAMMKPFLARHIALAKPEVLVIVGNWSAQALLGKRGITRLRGQWTQAEGLPALPMFHPAYLLRSPEFKREAWADLLSLKAKLTHG; this comes from the coding sequence ATGGAATCAGTGGATTATCATCAGGCGCTTGCGCTTTTGCATTGGCAGATCGAACTTGGCGCGACCGAGGCGATTTGCGATGCGCCGGTGAACCGTTACGAGGTGCCCGCCGCGGTCGAGAAGCCGAAGGCGCAAAAGGGCAAGAGCGGACCAGTGCCTTTGGCTGCCCAAGGGCCGGATGTGGTGGCAGAGGCGACACTGGCCGCGGCTGGGGCTGCGACGCTGGATGAATTGCGTGCCGCCATGGCCGCCTTCGAGCATTGCGAGCTGAAACGCGGCGCGCGCAAAATGGTTTTCTCGGACGGGACGCCGGGGGCACAGGTGATGATCGTGGGCGAGGCACCAGGGCGGGACGAAGACCGCGAGGGCCGGCCCTTTGTCGGGCGTGCCGGCGTGTTGCTGGACAAGATGCTCGCGGCCATCGACATGGGGCGCCATCACCAGACGTCGCCTGTCTATATCACCAATGTCTTGCCCTGGCGGCCGCCGCAGAACCGCGATCCGAAGCCGGATGAAATCGCGATGATGAAGCCATTTCTGGCGCGGCATATCGCTTTGGCCAAGCCCGAGGTGTTGGTCATCGTTGGCAATTGGTCCGCGCAGGCGTTGCTGGGCAAACGTGGCATCACCCGCTTGCGCGGTCAGTGGACGCAAGCCGAGGGGTTACCCGCATTGCCCATGTTCCACCCCGCCTATCTGCTGCGCAGCCCCGAGTTCAAACGCGAGGCCTGGGCCGATTTACTCTCACTGAAAGCGAAATTGACGCATGGTTGA
- a CDS encoding aspartate carbamoyltransferase catalytic subunit has product MSFAHRHLLGIEHLSQDDITTLLDLADSYADLNRQPHKHSDALSGLTQINMFFENSTRTQASFEIAGKRLGADVMNMAMQASSIKKGETLIDTAMTLNAMHPDLLVVRHPQSGAVDLLAQKVNCAVLNAGDGRHEHPTQALLDALTIRRAKGRLHRLSIAICGDIAHSRVARSNIMLLGKMENRIRLIAPPTLMPAQIGEFGVEVFDDMEEGLKDVDVVMMLRLQKERMDGGFIPSEREYYHRYGLDAEKLAHAKPDAIVMHPGPMNRGVEIDGTLADDINRSVIQDQVEMGVAVRMAAMDLLARNLVDSRKATA; this is encoded by the coding sequence ATGAGTTTCGCACACCGCCATCTTCTGGGCATTGAACACCTGTCCCAGGACGACATCACAACCCTGCTTGATCTGGCCGACAGCTATGCCGATCTGAACCGCCAGCCCCATAAACACAGCGACGCGCTGAGCGGGCTGACACAGATCAATATGTTCTTCGAAAACTCCACCCGGACGCAGGCGAGCTTCGAGATCGCGGGCAAGCGGTTGGGTGCGGATGTGATGAATATGGCGATGCAGGCGTCCTCGATCAAAAAGGGCGAAACCCTGATTGATACGGCGATGACGCTGAACGCCATGCACCCCGATCTGCTGGTGGTCCGCCATCCGCAATCCGGTGCCGTCGATCTTCTGGCACAGAAGGTGAACTGCGCGGTGCTCAATGCGGGTGACGGGCGGCATGAACACCCTACGCAAGCACTGCTGGACGCGCTGACGATCCGCCGTGCCAAGGGCCGCTTGCATCGCCTGTCCATCGCCATCTGCGGCGACATTGCCCATAGTCGCGTGGCACGGTCCAACATCATGCTGCTTGGCAAGATGGAGAACCGCATCCGCCTTATCGCGCCGCCCACGCTGATGCCCGCGCAAATCGGTGAATTCGGCGTCGAAGTCTTCGATGACATGGAAGAAGGGCTGAAGGACGTTGACGTTGTGATGATGCTCCGCTTGCAAAAAGAACGCATGGATGGCGGCTTTATCCCCAGCGAACGCGAGTATTATCACAGATATGGGCTGGACGCCGAAAAACTGGCCCATGCCAAGCCCGATGCCATCGTGATGCACCCCGGCCCGATGAACCGCGGGGTAGAGATCGACGGAACGCTTGCCGATGACATCAACCGCAGCGTCATTCAGGATCAGGTAGAGATGGGCGTCGCCGTGCGCATGGCCGCGATGGACCTGCTGGCGCGCAACCTTGTCGACAGCCGCAAGGCCACCGCATGA
- the pyrC gene encoding dihydroorotase has product MTLHFINAQLIDPEAGTVTRGTLRVEDGKIAAVLDDTAPIPGDAQVVDCRGKYLAPGIVDLGVKVCEPGERHKESFRSAGLAAAAGGVTTMVTRPDTDPTIDSPEVLEFVTRRANEAAPVNVVPMAALTKGREGREMTEIGFLMDAGAVGFTDCDRVVTDTKVFSRALTYARSLGALVIAHPQEPILSKGAAVTSGKFASLRGLPAVSPMAERMGLDRDIALIEMTGARYHADQITTARALPALERAKKNGLDITAGVGIHHLTLNALDVADYRTFFKLKPPLRDEEDRIAVIEAVASGLIDIICSMHTPQDEESKRLPFEEAASGAVALETLLPAALRLVHSEMIDIATLWRALSFNPAKRLGLPGGRMSVGAPADLVLFDDGAPFVMNREVLRSKSRNTPFDGMRMQGKVLETYVSGTCIYKAS; this is encoded by the coding sequence ATGACCCTGCATTTTATCAACGCGCAGCTGATCGACCCCGAAGCAGGCACCGTCACCCGCGGCACGCTTCGGGTCGAGGATGGCAAGATCGCGGCGGTACTGGACGATACCGCACCGATCCCCGGAGATGCGCAGGTCGTGGATTGCCGTGGGAAATACCTCGCCCCCGGTATCGTCGATCTGGGCGTCAAGGTTTGTGAACCCGGGGAGCGACACAAGGAAAGCTTCCGCTCTGCGGGGCTGGCAGCGGCTGCGGGTGGGGTCACGACAATGGTCACCCGCCCCGACACCGACCCCACCATCGACAGCCCCGAAGTGCTTGAATTCGTCACCCGCCGTGCGAACGAGGCCGCGCCGGTCAACGTCGTGCCCATGGCCGCGCTGACCAAGGGCCGCGAAGGCCGCGAGATGACAGAGATCGGATTTCTCATGGATGCCGGTGCCGTGGGCTTTACCGATTGTGATCGCGTGGTGACGGATACCAAAGTGTTCTCCCGCGCGCTGACCTATGCCCGTAGCCTTGGCGCGCTTGTCATCGCTCACCCGCAGGAACCCATTCTGAGCAAGGGGGCGGCGGTGACCTCTGGTAAATTCGCGTCGCTGCGCGGGCTGCCTGCCGTCTCGCCCATGGCGGAACGCATGGGGCTGGACCGCGACATCGCCCTGATCGAAATGACGGGTGCCCGCTATCACGCCGACCAGATCACCACCGCCCGCGCCCTACCCGCGCTGGAGCGCGCAAAGAAGAACGGTCTGGATATCACCGCCGGGGTCGGCATCCACCACCTGACGCTGAACGCGCTGGATGTGGCCGACTATCGCACCTTCTTCAAGCTCAAGCCCCCCCTGCGCGACGAAGAGGATCGCATCGCCGTGATAGAGGCCGTGGCCTCTGGTCTGATCGATATCATCTGTTCCATGCACACCCCGCAGGACGAGGAATCCAAACGGCTCCCGTTCGAGGAAGCCGCATCGGGGGCCGTCGCATTGGAAACCCTGCTGCCGGCAGCCTTGCGACTGGTCCACTCCGAGATGATCGATATCGCAACATTGTGGCGTGCGCTGTCGTTCAACCCTGCGAAACGTCTGGGGCTGCCCGGGGGGCGGATGTCCGTCGGTGCCCCCGCCGATCTGGTGCTGTTTGATGATGGCGCGCCTTTCGTGATGAACCGCGAGGTTTTGCGGTCGAAATCGCGCAACACCCCCTTTGACGGGATGCGCATGCAAGGTAAGGTCTTGGAAACTTACGTTTCCGGCACCTGCATCTATAAGGCCTCCTGA
- the plsY gene encoding glycerol-3-phosphate 1-O-acyltransferase PlsY, with translation MPLIDSSLFVLLFWAVAAYLIGSVPFGMVLTRAMNLGDLRSIGSGNIGATNVLRTGSKKAAALTLILDGGKGAVAVLLARLFAGEDAAQIAALAAMLGHCYPVWLGFKGGKGVATFLGVLLALAWPVGLACCLAWLIAMAVTRTSSIGGLASAAASTFFMIFLGYGSALFLGILLTLLVFWRHRENIKRIRAGTEPKIGAKKD, from the coding sequence ATGCCCCTGATCGACTCTTCCCTATTCGTGCTCCTGTTCTGGGCCGTTGCGGCCTATCTGATCGGGTCGGTCCCCTTTGGCATGGTGCTGACCCGCGCGATGAATCTAGGCGATCTGCGCAGCATCGGGTCGGGCAATATCGGTGCCACCAATGTCCTGCGCACTGGTTCCAAAAAAGCGGCGGCGCTGACGTTGATCCTGGATGGGGGCAAAGGGGCCGTTGCAGTGCTGCTGGCACGGCTCTTCGCGGGCGAGGACGCCGCCCAAATTGCCGCATTGGCCGCGATGCTGGGTCATTGCTATCCGGTCTGGCTGGGGTTCAAGGGCGGCAAGGGCGTCGCGACATTCCTTGGTGTGTTGCTGGCACTTGCATGGCCCGTCGGCCTCGCCTGCTGTCTGGCGTGGCTGATCGCCATGGCCGTCACCCGCACCTCGTCCATCGGGGGGCTGGCATCCGCCGCGGCATCGACCTTTTTTATGATCTTCCTGGGCTACGGCAGCGCCTTGTTTCTGGGCATTCTGCTGACCCTGCTGGTGTTCTGGCGCCACCGCGAGAACATCAAACGCATCCGCGCGGGCACCGAACCCAAGATCGGTGCCAAGAAAGACTGA
- a CDS encoding glutamate--cysteine ligase has product MSIPQSGGGPIESYDQLVNYLADGCKPKEDWRIGTEHEKFGYNKETLLPLPYEGDCSIRAMLEGLRDGHGWDPVEEGGKLIGLVKDGANISLEPGGQLELSGAPVETIHETCDEVNTHLREVRDVADRIGAGFIGLGAAPEWSHDQMDLMPKGRYKLMNEYMTKVGTMGRVMMRRTCTVQVNLDFGSEADMVQKLRVALALQPVATALFANSPFFEGKPNGHKSWRSRVWRDLDAARTGMLPWVFEDGMGFERWVEYALDVPMYFVYRDGKYIDALGQSFRDFLKGKLPALPGEMPTLSDWADHLTTAFPEARIKKFIEMRGADGGPWRRLCALPAFWVGLTYDQQALDGAWDLVKGWDAETREALRVAASVDGLQAKVGGVRMHDIAREAVALSEQGLKARARSGAGGMVPDETHFLNALKESIETGKVPADELLEDYNGKWKGDLSRIYADYSY; this is encoded by the coding sequence ATGTCTATCCCTCAATCCGGCGGCGGCCCGATCGAAAGTTACGACCAGCTGGTCAACTATCTCGCGGACGGGTGCAAGCCCAAGGAAGATTGGCGCATCGGCACCGAGCACGAGAAATTCGGCTACAACAAAGAGACGCTGCTGCCCTTGCCCTATGAGGGCGATTGTTCGATCCGCGCCATGTTGGAAGGGCTGCGCGACGGCCATGGCTGGGATCCTGTGGAAGAGGGCGGCAAGCTGATCGGGTTGGTCAAGGACGGGGCCAATATCTCGCTCGAGCCGGGCGGTCAGTTGGAGCTGTCGGGCGCGCCCGTCGAAACCATCCACGAGACCTGCGACGAGGTGAACACCCATCTGCGCGAAGTGCGCGATGTGGCGGACCGGATTGGGGCGGGGTTCATTGGCTTGGGCGCGGCACCGGAATGGTCCCACGACCAGATGGATCTGATGCCCAAGGGCCGGTACAAGCTGATGAACGAATATATGACCAAGGTCGGGACTATGGGCCGGGTCATGATGCGTCGGACCTGCACGGTGCAGGTGAACCTTGATTTCGGGTCCGAGGCGGACATGGTGCAAAAGCTGCGCGTGGCGCTGGCCTTGCAACCTGTCGCGACGGCGCTGTTTGCGAATTCGCCGTTTTTTGAAGGTAAGCCCAACGGCCATAAGTCATGGCGCAGCCGCGTGTGGCGTGATCTGGATGCGGCGCGTACGGGCATGTTGCCCTGGGTGTTTGAAGACGGCATGGGCTTTGAGCGTTGGGTGGAATATGCGCTCGATGTGCCGATGTATTTTGTATACCGCGATGGAAAATATATCGATGCCCTGGGGCAGTCTTTCCGCGACTTCCTGAAAGGCAAGCTGCCTGCGCTGCCCGGGGAAATGCCGACGCTGAGCGATTGGGCGGACCACCTGACCACCGCCTTCCCCGAGGCGCGGATCAAGAAATTCATCGAAATGCGCGGTGCCGACGGTGGGCCTTGGCGTCGTCTGTGTGCCTTGCCCGCGTTCTGGGTCGGGCTGACTTATGACCAACAGGCGCTGGATGGTGCTTGGGATCTGGTTAAAGGCTGGGACGCGGAAACGCGCGAGGCGCTGCGGGTCGCGGCCTCTGTCGACGGGTTGCAGGCCAAGGTGGGCGGCGTGCGCATGCACGACATCGCGCGCGAGGCCGTGGCCCTGTCCGAACAAGGGCTGAAAGCACGGGCGCGCAGCGGTGCGGGCGGTATGGTCCCGGACGAGACGCATTTCCTGAACGCGCTGAAGGAAAGCATCGAGACCGGCAAGGTCCCTGCGGACGAGCTGCTGGAGGATTACAACGGCAAGTGGAAGGGCGACCTCAGCCGGATCTACGCCGATTATTCTTACTGA